The Acidobacteriota bacterium nucleotide sequence CACTTCCTGGCAGCGGCGCGGTGAGTTGCTGGCCCAGGCGGCAGAGCCCTTCACCGAAACCCTCGATGGCGAGCAAGCCAGCACCGCGGCCCGCGGCTTTCTGACGGCGGTGCTCGAAAAGCTCGACCCGCAAGAGGTCGACGATCCTTACCTGGCCGTCCTGCTGGCGATTTCGCTCCGGCCGGACCACAGAGCATTGGCCGACGAGTACCTGACCGAGCACCCGGAGTTCGCGGATCTGTTCAAAACAGAATTGGGGAGCCGATTCGTCGACCCCAGCGGCCCACCATCGTAGGGAAAGCCCGATTACTAAACGTATTTCCGAGGATTTCGCGGCGCCGGCAAGGAGCCACGACACACCGGAAAGACGCTACGTTTGCAAGACTCCGGTCTTGAACTCCGCTACCTCCGGATTCTCCGCCACCGCCTCCAGCGCCCGGGCCAGCACCTGCCTCGTCTTCGCCGGCTCGATGATGGCGTCCACCCACAGGCGGGCGGCGGCGTAGCGGGGATTCATGGCGTCGTCGTAGCGCTTCTGGATGCGGGCCAGAAGTTCCTGTTTTTCCTCGTCCGAGACCTCCCGGTTCTTGAGTTGGATCGACAACAGGGTCTTCGAGGCCTGGGCGCCGCCCATCACCGCGATGGAGGCAGACGGCCAAGCGAAGAGGAAGCGGGCACCGTAGGCCTTGCCGCACATGGCGTAGTTGCCGGCACCGTAGGAATTGCCGACGAACAGGGTGATCTTTGGGACAGAGGAGTTGGCGACGGCATTCACCAGCTTGGCGCCGTCTTTGATGATGCCGCCGCGCTCGGCGCGGCTGCCGACCATGAAGCCGGTGACGTCCTGCAGGAAGAGCAGCGGGATTTTCTTCTGGTTGCACACCTGCACAAACCGGGCGGCCTTGTCGGCGGACTCGGAATAGACCACGCCGCCGATTTGGAGTTCCTTGTCCTTCGGCTCCAGTCCGGTCTTGCGCTGCACCACCGAACGCTGGTTGGCGACGATGCCCACCACTCGGCCCTCGATCCAGCCGGTGCCGCAAATGATGGTCTCGCCGTAGGTGGCCTTGAACTCGTCCAGTTCCGAGCCATCGAGTAGCCGAGCGAGAATCTCGCGCATGTCGTAGGGCTTGGCCCGGTCGATCGGCAGTACCGCCGCGAGCTCCTCCACCGGCGACCGCGGTTTCTGCGCCTCGCGGAGGGCAAAGGGCGCCTTTTCAGTGTCGCCGAGCTGTTCGATCTGCCGGCGGATGGCCGCCAGGCAGTCGGCATCGGAGGCATGCCGGTGGTCGACGACGCCGGAAATGTCCACCTGCACCTCGGCACCGCCCAGGGCTTGGTTGTCGATGTCTTCACCGATCGCCGCCTTCACCAGGTGCGAACCGGCGAGAAAGATCGAGCCGGTGCCCTCGACGATATGCGACTCGTCGCTCATGATCGGCAGGTAGGCACCGCCGGCGACGCAGGAACCCATGATCGCTGCCACCTGGAAGATGCCCTCGGCGGACAGCCGGGCGTTGTTGTAGAAGGCGCGGCCGAAGTGCTCCTTGTCCGGGAAGATTTCGTCCTGCATCGGCAGAAAGACGCCGGCCGAATCCACCAGGTAAACCATCGGCAGGCGGTTCTCCAGGGCGACCTCCTGCGCCCGCAGTACCTTCTTGCAGGTGAGCGGGAACCAGGCGCCGGCCTTGACGGTGGCGTCGTTGGCCACCACCATCACCTCGCGGCCGTGCACCCTGCCGAGGCCGGTCACCACCCCCGCCGCCGGCGCGCCACCGACCTCTTCGTAGAAACCGTGGGCCACCCACAAACCCAGTTCGAGGAAATCCGCCCCCTCGTCGCACAGTGCCGCCACCCGCTCGCGAGCGGTTAGCTTGCCCTTGGCGCGCTGTTTCTCCTGGCGCTTGGCCCCGCCGCCGAGGCGGATCGCAGCCTCCTCCTCCCTCAGGCGCTCGACCTCCCCTTGCCAGTGCTCGGCGCGGCGGGCGAATCGCTCGTCATGGGTCACGTTGCTTTCAAGAATGGCCACGGGGTGTCTCCTCAAACGTCGGATGGGGGATCAAAGGATGAAGCGGGATTATAAGGGGCCGCCCAGTCGGGGGACGCCCCTCGAGGAGAGCCGGGCTGGCGGACCGAGATAGCATTCGGTCATGAAGATTCGCATCCTGGCCTTCGCCACCGCCGCCGAAGCTTTGGGCGGCCGGGAGATCGAACTGGAGGTTCCCGCTGGAACTCGGGTCTCCGACCTCGCCGGCCGAATGGCAGAAGACCACCCGGCTCTCGCCCCCCTCTGGCCGCGCCTGGCCGTCGCCGTCGACGGGCAACTGGCGCAAACCAGTACGGTGATCGCGGCAGGAGCGGAGGTCGCGCTGCTCCCTCCGGTCTCCGGCGGATGACCACCGGCCTGACCCACTCCGCGCTCGATTCCGCGGTGATCACCGCCGCGGTGCAAAGCCGCGAGCGCGGTGCGGTGGTCACCTTCGTGGGAGCGGTGCGCGACTCTCACCGCGGACGGGCGGTCGAGCGGTTGACCTACGAGGGCTACGAACCGATGGCCGAAGAGACCCTGCGGCGCATCATCCGGGACCTCGAAGCTGCCCACCGGAACCTGGCGGCGGCGATCGTCCACCGCCTCGGAGAGGTGCCGGCAGGCGAAGCGAGCGTGGTGATCGCCGTCGCCTCACCGCATCGCGACGCCGCCTACGAGGCGAGCCGCGAGGCTCTCGAACGCCTCAAAGCCGAAGTGCCGATCTGGAAACGAGAACACTATGCGGACGGCGAGGCGGTGTGGCGTGAGGAAGAGCCCTTGTCCGCCGGTCAGGGACCGATCGTCCCATCGCCCGGGCCAACGGGCGCGGACGGCGGTTCGTAGTCCGCCCGCGCCGCCGCCTCGGCCCGCACCCACTCGGCGAATCCCGCGTCGAGACTCGCCGCCTCCCGCCCCAGGGCGAACCACAGCGAGGCCGGCGCTGCCGAGTCGCCCTCCGACACCGCCGCCAAAAAGCGCCGGAAAGGATCGGCCAGGGCGCCTCCTTCGCCCTCCAGCAGATAGCGCACGAAGAATCCGCTGTAGGCGTAGTAGAGGTCCCGCAGGTCCGACCGCACGAAGCCCTGCCAGTCGAGAGCCGTCAGTTCCGCCAGCGACGGCAGCGCGTCGCGGTCGAGGGAATAGGCCAGAAGCCGGAGGGTGGCCGGGGGACCGAAGTAGCGCTTGCGATCCCCCTCGGTCACCGTCGAGCCGCCCAGTTTCGAGATGTCAAGACCACCGGCGGGGCCGATGCGGCACGAGGCGAGATCGTCCGCCAGCCCTTCGTCCAGCCAGGGAGGTAGAGCCGGACCGAGGGCCCGGCGGTTGAGCAGATGGACCACCTCGTGCACCAGCGTCTCATGGAGTTCGTCACGCCGCCGTTCCCCCCGGTACAGGGCCACCAGGCCCGCCGCCGCATGGCCGCTCGCCGGCAACCCGACGAGCGGCGTCTCCAGGTTCTGGAAGCGCCGATAGGCGCGCTCGGCATCGAACAACACCACCGCTTCCCGCGCTTGCCCTCTCGGCGACCGGCCGTAGCGCCCAAAGTAGGCGCGTTCCAGATCGCCGGCCAGCCGATCGAGGGTGGTGACCAGACCGACGTCCACCACGTCCGTAAAGAGCGGATAGGGACCGATTTCGCCGGCCGGTCCACCGACTCCGAGAAGGTCGAGGGCCGCTTCGAGGCGCTCAGGATCCGGCGCCTGGCCCGGCAGCGGGCGCGCCGGCTCCGGGGCATTGCCGAGCGGCGGCTCCCCGGCTCGGGCACGTTCGATCGGCCGCACCCAACCCTCCTGCCGGCGGTCCGTGCGCACTCGCCGCCAGGCGCCTCGGCGTTCCAACACCAGGACGCGGGAAAAGGCATCGACCTCCGCCACCACCGGCGACGATTCGGACCGCCCCCGGTAGAGCCGGTCACCGGGCCCCAGCCACAGCTCGCCGGCATCGCCGTCTCCAGGCTTGGGGATACGACCCGCGGCGTTCTGGCTGCCGGTGAGATCGATCGGCCCCGCGGGGACGACGGGCTCGGCGGCGGCGCCTTCGGCCGGCTCCCGTTGCGGCTCCGGAGGCTCCGGAGGCAGATAGCCGCGGCGGAGCTCGGCGATCCATGGACCGGCCAGCGGCCAACTCTCGGCGCTTTCGACCGCGGGAGACTCCGGGAAACGGGAGAGCCAGACAAATCCACCAAGGGCGAGCACCAGTACCAAGAGGGCGAGGTACACCGGCCAAGCACGGCTCATGGGGGCATTCTACGAACCGGCGCGGAAGGAGTTGCCGAGGCCCGTTTCAGATCTTGAGGCGCGTCATCAGATCGTTGACCGCCACGGCATCGAGCATCACGTAGAAGTGTACCGAGGGAACTCCTCGGTCGACCAACTCCTGCGCCTGAGCCAAAGCCCATTTCACCCCGATTTCCCGGACATGCTTCGGATCGGCCGTGATGGCCTCCGAAAGTTCCGGCGGAATATCGACGTGGAAAGTGCGAGGGATGCTCGACAGGTGTTTGAGCGAGGTGACCACCTTCAAACCTGGGATGATCGGCACCCCGATCCCCGCTTCCCGGCAGGACTCGACGTAGCGGAAGTAGCGCGAATTGTCGAAGAACATCTGAGTGACGATGTACTCCGCACCGGCATCGACTTTCTCTTTCGCCCAGCGGATGTCGCTCGGCAAGTTGGGGGCCTCGAAGTGCTTTTCCGGATAGCCACCGACTCCGACGCAAAAGCTGGTGGGCTCCGCATCGAGCAGGGATTCTTCGAGATAGGTACCGGCGTTCATCGCCTCGATCTGCCGCACCAGATCCACCGCGAAGGGGTTGGCGCTGCGACCGTTGCGCAGAGGCTTGCGGTAGCCGCTATCGTCGCCGCGCACCGCCAACACGTTGTCGATCCCCAGGTAGTTGAGTTCGATCAGGAAGTCCTCGGTCTCCTCCCGGGTGAAGCCCTGGCAGAGGATGTGAGGAACCGCGTCGATGTCGTACTTGTTCTGGATCAGCGCACACACTCCGAGGGTGCCCGGCCGCTTGCGCTTGATGCGCTTCTGGATGCCGCTGCCGGTTTCCTCGTAGATCACCTCCGCCGGGTGGCTGGTGATGTCGATGAACGGCGGATTGTGGGGCACTAACTGCTCGATCACCTCCAGCAGTTGCCGCACGTTGCCACCACGCAGGGGCGGAATGATCTCGAAGCTGATGAGTGGCCCGTCGGCCTGATCCAAGTGATCGGTGACTTTCATGCGATGACTTGCCCTCGGCGGATCATTTCTCGGTGGGCAACCACAGGCCGTGGTGAAGCCAGGCCGAGTATAGCGGGCGGAAAATGAAACTTCGATAGAGTCGGATGAGCCAGTGGCTGGATCCCCCTCCCGATGAACACTTTCACTCCCCGCGGACGAATCACCTCGACGGTGCGCCTGGCGGGCGATCTCGCGATCGCCGCGGCCGCATTCTACGGCGCCTTCTGGGCCCGGATCACCGTCCCCATCCCCTTCACCGAGCAACTGCTGCCGGAAGATCGGTTGCTCCTGGCCTCGTCCGGCTGGAACGGCGTGGCGCTGGCGGTGGCCAGCCAGCTCGTACTGCTCTACTTCTTCGGCTTCTACGATCCGCCGGAGCCGCGGCCGCGCCTCGACCTCGTCCGCCGCCTAGCCGCCGCCGCCGGCCTCCAGGGATTGCTGCTGGCGGGCTTCTACTTCCTGTCGGAAACCCAGTTTCCGCGCTCGGTGCTGGTGCTCTTCGTACTGGTGAACTTCGTCGCCTTGCTGCTGTGGCGGCTCCTGATCGAGCGTTTCCACCGTCCCGGCCGCCGCCGAGTGGTGCTGGTGGGCTGCGGCCCATCGGCCATTGAGGTGGCGGTCAAGATCGACCTTCACCACCAGCACGGATTGGAGGTGGTGGGTTACGTCGTCCCGCCGGACGAGGAAGACTTCTGCGACCCGGAGGCGCCGGCCCTGGGACCCTGCCTCGGCACCCTCGACGACTTGCCTCACAAGATTCCTGAACTCGGCATCCACCACGTGATCCTGGCCGGCAGCGCGCCGAGTTGGCGAACCCATATGCTCGATCGGCTGTCCAGCTCCCAGCCGGCGCGCTCCAGTGTGCTCCTGCTGCCGGGTCCCTACGAGAGCCTGATCGGGCGCATGCGCTACCGGTGGGTCCATGACCTGCCGTTGATCGAGGTGGTGCGGGAGAACGAGTGGCGGGTGCGCCGCCCCCTCAAGCGCACCCTCGACCTCACCGGCGCCAGCCTGCTGATGCTGCTGTCGCTGCCCCTTCTCGCCATTTGCGTCCCGCTGGTCTGGTTCACTTCACCGGGCAGCGCCTTCTACCGCCAGCGGCGGATCGGTCGCGGCATGAAGGAGTTCACCCTGTGGAAACTCCGCACCATGCGGACGGACGCCGAAGCCGAAACCGGGGAAGTCCTGGCCCAGCCGGACGACCCGCGCCTCACCGCCGTCGGCGGCTGGCTGCGCGCCACCCGCATCGATGAACTACCACAGCTCCTAAACGTCCTCGGCGGCACCATGAGCCTGGTCGGGCCGCGCCCGGAGCGCCCGGGCTTTGTGCGCCGCTATCTGGAGGAAATTCCCGGCTACACCGAGCGCTTCGCCGTCGTCCCTGGCCTCACCGGCCTCGCCCAGGTCAACGGCGAATACCTCTCCAGCCCCCAGAACAAACTCCGCTACGACCTCGCCTACATCGCCAACTGGAACCTGTGGCTGGACCTGTCGATCCTGTTCCGCACGGTGAAGATTGTGGTGGGCTCGCGGGGGACCTGAGGAACTTTGTCGAGATGAAGTGGGGTTGCTAGCCGACTCCGAGCCGTCTTCCATCGATCACCCGAAAACCCTCCCGCTGAGCCGCCGCCACTAGGCGTTCATCGAGGCAGACAAATTCAAGACTGGCGGGCTGACCTTCCGACGCCGCCAGAGCGGCTGCGAGTTGCAGTGCATCCGCGGCTCGTAAGTCGTGGACTCGCAGTAGACGCCGGGCGGACCTGCGCACCATTTCCAGGGCGTCGACGGTTGACCAGGTGTTCGAGAACTCGTCGAGGGCTTCGAAGACTCCGTGACTCTCGGCAGCCGTGAGATGTCCCGACCGCTCCAGTCGGGCGACAGCCGAAGCGCATTCGACCTCTGAACCCCACCACACCAGGATCTCCTGCCCATCCATCGCGATGTGAGCCAAGCTGACGCTACTCTTCTCCTCTACCAGCAGAGGAACCAACGCTGAGCTGTCCCAAAACCTCATCGGCCCGTGGACCGCTCTTCGAGAAGAACTTCCAAAAGGCTGCCGCCCTCACGAGCCTTCGGCCGGGGCCTCCGAAGGAGATCCTCGGCAACGGGTTCTCTCGCTCGCTGGAGAATTCCGCGGCGTTCGAGGCGATCGACTCGGCCGCTCGACAAACCGGCATCGCGATCGACGGCCGAGGTCAACCGCGCGACCGGCCGACCACGATCCAGAATCAAGATCGTCTCACCGTCACGAACCTGGTCGATCAAGGCACTCAGACCATTTTTGGTCTCGGTCAATGTAGCCGTCTTCATTTGGCTATTATAGCCATCTTGATGAGCTAGGGAAAAGCCCCCGATCGAACTCGCGATCGAAAGAGCATTCATCCAACGTTCCTCCGGTACTGGATTGCCTCCGCCAGATCCGCCGAAGCGATGCGGTCGCGGCCGGCGAGGTCGGCTAGCGTGCGGGAGACCTTGAGGATGCGGTGGACGGCGCGGGCGGAGAGGCCGAGGCGCTCGAAGGCGCTGTCGAGGAGTCGCTGGGCGGAAAGATCGAGGGCGCAATGTCGGCGGACACCCTCGGCGCTCAGACCGGCGTTGTGGGTGGTGGACTCGCCTCCGCCGGCCTTGGAGTGTCGCTTCTGCTGGCGATTCCTCGCTGCAGCCACCCGCACCGCGACGTCGGCGGAGGATTCGCCGGGCTCCGAGCGCAGCTCTTTCAAGGTGACGGCCGGGACTTCGACGTGGAGATCGATGCGGTCGAGCAGCGGACCGGAAATGCGGCTGCGATAGCGCTCCACGAGGTTCGGCGCGCAGCGGCACTGAAAGCGGCCTCTCAGGTCCCCCAGATGGCCGCACATACATGGGTTCATCGCCGCAACCAAG carries:
- a CDS encoding PIN domain-containing protein, encoding MAHIAMDGQEILVWWGSEVECASAVARLERSGHLTAAESHGVFEALDEFSNTWSTVDALEMVRRSARRLLRVHDLRAADALQLAAALAASEGQPASLEFVCLDERLVAAAQREGFRVIDGRRLGVG
- a CDS encoding sugar transferase; this translates as MNTFTPRGRITSTVRLAGDLAIAAAAFYGAFWARITVPIPFTEQLLPEDRLLLASSGWNGVALAVASQLVLLYFFGFYDPPEPRPRLDLVRRLAAAAGLQGLLLAGFYFLSETQFPRSVLVLFVLVNFVALLLWRLLIERFHRPGRRRVVLVGCGPSAIEVAVKIDLHHQHGLEVVGYVVPPDEEDFCDPEAPALGPCLGTLDDLPHKIPELGIHHVILAGSAPSWRTHMLDRLSSSQPARSSVLLLPGPYESLIGRMRYRWVHDLPLIEVVRENEWRVRRPLKRTLDLTGASLLMLLSLPLLAICVPLVWFTSPGSAFYRQRRIGRGMKEFTLWKLRTMRTDAEAETGEVLAQPDDPRLTAVGGWLRATRIDELPQLLNVLGGTMSLVGPRPERPGFVRRYLEEIPGYTERFAVVPGLTGLAQVNGEYLSSPQNKLRYDLAYIANWNLWLDLSILFRTVKIVVGSRGT
- a CDS encoding type II toxin-antitoxin system prevent-host-death family antitoxin: MNALSIASSIGGFSLAHQDGYNSQMKTATLTETKNGLSALIDQVRDGETILILDRGRPVARLTSAVDRDAGLSSGRVDRLERRGILQRAREPVAEDLLRRPRPKAREGGSLLEVLLEERSTGR
- a CDS encoding acyl-CoA carboxylase subunit beta, yielding MREEEAAIRLGGGAKRQEKQRAKGKLTARERVAALCDEGADFLELGLWVAHGFYEEVGGAPAAGVVTGLGRVHGREVMVVANDATVKAGAWFPLTCKKVLRAQEVALENRLPMVYLVDSAGVFLPMQDEIFPDKEHFGRAFYNNARLSAEGIFQVAAIMGSCVAGGAYLPIMSDESHIVEGTGSIFLAGSHLVKAAIGEDIDNQALGGAEVQVDISGVVDHRHASDADCLAAIRRQIEQLGDTEKAPFALREAQKPRSPVEELAAVLPIDRAKPYDMREILARLLDGSELDEFKATYGETIICGTGWIEGRVVGIVANQRSVVQRKTGLEPKDKELQIGGVVYSESADKAARFVQVCNQKKIPLLFLQDVTGFMVGSRAERGGIIKDGAKLVNAVANSSVPKITLFVGNSYGAGNYAMCGKAYGARFLFAWPSASIAVMGGAQASKTLLSIQLKNREVSDEEKQELLARIQKRYDDAMNPRYAAARLWVDAIIEPAKTRQVLARALEAVAENPEVAEFKTGVLQT
- a CDS encoding molybdenum cofactor biosynthesis protein MoaE, with protein sequence MTTGLTHSALDSAVITAAVQSRERGAVVTFVGAVRDSHRGRAVERLTYEGYEPMAEETLRRIIRDLEAAHRNLAAAIVHRLGEVPAGEASVVIAVASPHRDAAYEASREALERLKAEVPIWKREHYADGEAVWREEEPLSAGQGPIVPSPGPTGADGGS
- a CDS encoding MoaD/ThiS family protein, translating into MKIRILAFATAAEALGGREIELEVPAGTRVSDLAGRMAEDHPALAPLWPRLAVAVDGQLAQTSTVIAAGAEVALLPPVSGG
- a CDS encoding methylenetetrahydrofolate reductase; this encodes MKVTDHLDQADGPLISFEIIPPLRGGNVRQLLEVIEQLVPHNPPFIDITSHPAEVIYEETGSGIQKRIKRKRPGTLGVCALIQNKYDIDAVPHILCQGFTREETEDFLIELNYLGIDNVLAVRGDDSGYRKPLRNGRSANPFAVDLVRQIEAMNAGTYLEESLLDAEPTSFCVGVGGYPEKHFEAPNLPSDIRWAKEKVDAGAEYIVTQMFFDNSRYFRYVESCREAGIGVPIIPGLKVVTSLKHLSSIPRTFHVDIPPELSEAITADPKHVREIGVKWALAQAQELVDRGVPSVHFYVMLDAVAVNDLMTRLKI